The sequence ATCTTGTGGCAAGAGGGGCCAAAGTGCAAGCTTATGACCCTAAAGCTATGGAAGAGGCCAAAGAATATTACTTAAAAGGTATTGGAGATGTTTCGTATTATGATTCAAAATATGAAACTTTGAAAGGTGCAGATGCCATGATTCTATTGACAGAGTGGAAAGAGTTCCGTTCGCCTGATTTTTCAGAATTAATAAAACAATTGAACTCTCCCATAATTTTCGATGGTCGAAATCAATACAATGATACTTCTCTTGAAGAAATGGGAATTGAGTATCACCAAATAGGGAAAAAAAATAAACTCTAACCTTTATCAAAAAAAAATGAACTCAACAAAAATTGCAGTTATTGGACTAGGTTATGTTGGATTGCCTTTGGCTCGCTTATTTGCCACTAAATTTCCAGTTATAGGATTTGATGTAAACAAGAAAAGGGTGGCCGAACTTCAAGATGGTTCCGATAGTACATTAGAAGTGGAAGACGAAACGCTACAGGCTGTTTTATGTAAAACTCCAAAAATGGATAAAGGATTGTTTTGCAGTTTCGATATCGAGGATATTAAAGATTGTAATTATTATGTGGTAACAGTTCCGACCCCAGTTGACAGTACCAATAGGCCTATACTTACTCCCTTGTACAAAGCCAGTGAAACGGTTGGTTCAGTTCTTAAAAAAGGTGATATCGTTATCTATGAATCCACTGTGTATCCCGGAGTAACCGAAGATGAATGTGTCCCTGTTTTGGAAAAGATGAGCGGTCTTACGTTCAACAAAGATTTTTATGTTGGTTATTCTCCTGAAAGAATTAATCCAGGAGATAAGGAACATACCGTAGAAAAGATATTGAAGGTCACATCAGGTTCTACACCAGAAATCGGAAAAAAAGTAGACGATCTCTATGCACAGGTTATAACGGCTGGAACACATCTTGCCCCCACAATTAAGGTAGCAGAAGCCGCCAAGGTTATTGAAAATTCCCAAAGAGATATTAACATTGCTTTTGTTAATGAATTGGCTAAAATTTTTAGCCTCATGGACATAGACACCCATGATGTTTTAACCGCAGCTGCCACAAAATGGAATTTCCTTCATTTCACTCCTGGTCTGGTAGGTGGACATTGCATTGGGGTTGACCCATACTATTTAGCACAAAGAGCACAGCAATTCGGATATCATCCAGAGATAATATTAGCAGGAAGAAGAATGAATGATGGTATGGGCAATTATGTTGCTTCCGAAGTTGTTAAACTTATGGTACAGAATGACATCAAAATTAAAGGTTCTAAAATATTGGTTTTAGGCATTACATTTAAGGAGAATTGTCCTGATGTAAGAAACACCAAAGCTGTGGATGTTGTCACAAACTTAAAGAGCTATGGTATTACCGTTGATGTAAGTGACCCATGGGCTTCTCCAAGTGAAGTAATGCACGAATATGGGTTGCAAACCTCAAAAAAAATAGAGGGTAATGATTACGACGCCATAGTTTTAACTGTTGCTCACAACGAATTTAAAGATTTCCCATATGATTCATTATTAAAAAAGAACGGGGTAATTTACGACGTTAAGGGCTGTGTTGATAAGGAATTAGTAAATGGCAGGTTATAACTCAATGAGCAAGAATCCTTTAATCAGCATAGTTATACCTGTTTACAATGTTGAAATCTATTTAGAACAGTGTTTGGATAGTATCATTTCCCAAACCTATCAGAATCTTGAGATCATACTTGTTAATGATGGTTCTGTCGATGCCAGTGGAAGGATTTGTGATGACTACGCGAAAAGAGATTCAAGAATAAAGGTTGTTCACCAAGCTAATCAGGGAGTAAGTGAGGCTAGAAATACTGCTATAAAACTTGCAACAGGAGAACTTGCTTCATATGTAGATAGCGATGACTGGATTGAAATAGACATGTACGAAACTCTCGTTAAAAAAATTGTAGAGTTTGACTTAGATGTCATAGAATTTGGAATCGTTGGACGATTAAAAGATAACCAAATATCAAATGAAATATGTATTGAGGACTACCTACAAACTTATAAAAGAATTATAAAATATAATCAGTTTGCCGCATGGAGAAGATTATACAAAATTGAACTTATAAAAGATTATACATGGGTAGTAGGTAGAATAGCCAGTGATGTACAATTTAGTATTGATAACTTAAGAAAGGCAAAAAAAATTGGTTATTTACCCCTTCCATTTTATAACTACCGAAAGAATCCTGACAGCATTACCAAAAGTCGTTATACGCTGAAAAATTTGGATTCACTGGAGGCAGGGCTTTATTTGAAAAAAATAATAGTTAAAACGGAAAATGATGTAGAATTATTGAAAACTGTACAGGATCATTTGCTCAATAAATTTTTATATCACTACAAAATGTTGAATTACTTTCCTAAACTGGATAAGGACTACACACATAGAAACAGAGTAAAAGCCCTTATAGATGGTAACTATTATAAAAACAAAAAACACCATACCTACCTTAAGTTAGCTCACTATCTCCCCCCTACTTCTTTTCATTTGCTCATTTACTTGAATAATATCAAAAGAAAAATAAACAAAGATTAAATTGCATTTAAAGGTCTATAATGTCCAGAATAGCCAAGAGTATTAAAAATGCCAAAGTAGGAGTGATTTTTTTCTCACTCTCACTCATTGCGCAATTTTTTTCAAGAAAAATATTTTTACAATACTTAGGTGATGATTTTATAGGATTAACTAGTACGCTTAGAAATATTTTGGGTTTCCTAAATTTGGCAGAACTGGGAATAGGTACTGCTGTTGGTTATTCCTTGTACAAGCCTATTTATGATAAAAATAGAGATGAAATAAAAAAAATCCTTAGTCTGCTTGCCTATATATATAAAAAAGTAGGCCTAATAATCCTTGCCCTAGGATTACTAGTATCTTTATCTTTTCCGTTTATTTTTGAAGACACTCCTTTTTCTCACTCATTGATATTCTTTGTCTTCTATGTGGCCCTAACATCTAACCTGTTTGGTTATTTCTTCAATTATTACATGGTTCTTCTTGAGGCTGATCAAAAAGGATATATTGTACAAGGATATTTTCAGAGCTCCAATATTATACGGATTATTCTTCAGTCATTAATTGCTTACTACCTTCAAAACTTCTATTTATGGATTGCTATGGATTTGATTTTTGGGTTGGCGTATACCATAATCCTAAGAATTAAAATAAACAAAAACTATCCTTGGCTATTGTCGGAAATGCCAAAATCCAACATTGGACTCATAAAACAATATCCAGATATTGTTAAAAGAATAAAACAGGTTTTCATACATAAGCTAAGTGCCTTTGTCAAAGATGGAACGGATAACATTTTAATTTATGCTTTGGTTAACCTACAAAGTGTAGCCTTTTTTGGAAACTATCAACTAATTTTCTCCAAATTAACTGCTTTGATTAAAATTAGCCTAGCCGGTACTGAAGCGGGAGTTGGCAATTTAATCGCAGAAAACGATGAAAAAAACATTAAAAAAGTATTTTGGGAAATGATGGCCATGTACTTTTATATTGGAGGGCTATTGAGCATTGTGCTTTACCATTCAATGAATTTATTGATCACTCTTTGGGTTGGGCAAAAATATGTTTTAGATAATTACATTTTATTAGTAATGTTAATTATTTTTTTTATCAGCCAAATAAGAAAACCTGTTGACATGTTCAAAAATGCTCATGGATTATACTCCGACACCTGGGCTCCTGCAACACAAATAGTCATCAACCTTGGATTCTCTTTTTTTTTAGGAAAAGCATGGGGGATAGTAGGTGTTATGTGCGGCACACTTATTAGCATGTTATTTATTATTTGTCTCTGGAGACCTTACTTTCTATTCAAACATGGGTTTAAAAAGAATGTTGTTACTTACTGGACGGGAATAGCGCCATTTTTAATTATCTTTTTTTCTGTTGCTTTTGCAATGGGATATCTAATTGAAATAATCAATTATTATGGAAATGAGTCATTTCTGGGACTAATAGTTTTTTTAGCCTTTATATTTTTTACCACCGCTATTATCTATGGTCTACTTCTATATGTTTGCACAAAAGGTTTTAAAGATATATTCCATCGGTTCAAAAATTTGCTTTTTAAGAAAATCAAAAAACAATAAATACTAGATTGTGATGGATAAGAAAAGAAAGATTGCCTTCGTAATAAGTAAACTATCTTCTGGCGGAGCGCAAAGGGTTATTGCAACCTTGGCTAATAACTTAATCCATACATTCGATATTACTATAATAACATATTCCAATCAAACTTCGTTTTATAAACTGGATGAGAATATTAAAGTCCTATCATGTTTCGAGAGCAACAAAATACAGTCCAGTAAAAACTTTATACAATCCATTAAACTCAATTATCGCATTTATAGAGCTATAAGTGATTTTTTGAGAGAAAAAAATATTGAACTCGTTATTGGCTTCATTACACAAAGTAATGTTTTCTCAATTCTTGCTGCTAAAAAAAATAAGATTCCAAGTATTATCTGTGAAAGAACCAACCCGAAATTAGCCAATATTCAAAGGTTTTGGAGGATATTGAGAAAGTTAACTTACCCAAAAGCTGACCGCTTGGTTGTGCAAACTGATTTTGCAAAGAGTTTTTATGAACATAATGTTTCAGAGAAAAAAATCATTACTTTACCTAACCCGCTAAACCCGGAATTATCGAACAAAAGAATTAAAGGCCAAAAAGAAAATATCATTCTAGCTGTAGGGAGACTTCGTAAACTAAAAAACCATTCAATGGCCATTAAATCGTTTTCCCAATTAAATTCCAGAAAATGGAAGTTACAGATTTTAGGTGAAGGTCCTGAAAGAAAGAATTTGGAAAAATTGATTTCCAATAATCCGAATATAGAGTTGTTAGGCGCTAAAACTAATATAGAAGATTATTATAATAAAGCCAGAATATTTTTGTTTACCTCTTATTACGAAGGTTTTCCCAATGCCCTTTTAGAAGCCATGCATTTCGGATTGACACCAATATCAACAAACTGTAATTCAGGGCCCTCGGAGATAATTGATAATAAAAAAAATGGATTTTTGGTGAACATAGGAGATTGTAATAAAATGGCCGAACATTTGAAAGAATTAACAGAAGATCAAAAGTTGTTGGAAGAAATGTCAATTGAGGCCATGAAAACTACAGAGAAATATTCTTCAGAAAACATTACCCAACTTTGGAAAGATTTAATAGATAATACATTAAACTAAAAAATTAACTTTATTCATTAAATTATATATTGAAGCTACTTAGATATTTAATATTAGCCCTTATTATTCTTAACCTCCCAGCAGCTACTCTTAAGTTTGGAGGTGGAGGTTTCGGTAGTGTTCTAAGTTATGCCTCCCTTATTCTAATGATGATCTTCTTCATGTTTTCCCGCAAGGGTAAAGCTAATGTTTGGATGCTTATCATTGGATTTAGCTATTATTTAATTTCCGCCTTTCAGTATAATGGAGATCTCAAGATATACATTACATTATTCTTAAAATACTTTATCGTAGTGATTTGTGGCTACGAGGTAATTAAGCAAACCTCTAAAAAAGAGCTCTTCTATTTCTTAACTGTCGGTGCTCTTAGCATCTTAATTCACACACTCTTTTTCACTAGTGATTATGGACGTTACAGTGGATTTTATATAAACCCAAATGTTGGTGGGTTTATCTGTATTACTGGCTATGGCCTCACTTATGGGCTTGAAAACAAAAAGTTAAAAATAATTGGCCAGTTTCTCTTTACGCTTATGGGGTTGTTGACCTTCTCTAGGACATTTATTGCGCTTTGGTTACTCCTAAATGCTCTTTCTATCTTTATTAGTATAAAAAACATAAGGATTTTTGTTTTGGGGGCCATGATTATGAGTACTCTATTTGTAATTGATGAATTCATAGGTCTAAACAACCCTAGGTTTCAACAACTAAAAGCTATCGTTAGTAATGAAAATGTTGACAGTAAAGCAATTAATCAAGGTTCTAGAACTGAAACATGGGCACGATTTTATGACTACATCTTGGATAAACCATTTTTTGGTAACGGATATGGTGCTTTTCAAGGCGGTGGAGTTCATAGATTAGGTTCACATAACACTTACCTATTGGTTATAGGTGAATCTGGAATCATACCTTTTTTGATATTTATTGGGCTATTCCTTTTTATGTTGTACAAAGGACTGCTCTTATATAGATTAGCTCCTAATATATTAATGCAAGGTATAGGGATTTCCGTTTTTTTAATGGCCAACCATAACTTTTTCAATTTTTATTACATTACCTTTTTATCAATGTGGTTACAACATCAAATTATCACATATGATAAAAAAGTAAATTCCACAAATAACAACCTTTTGCAAACATCATGAAAAGAATAATTTTTGTAGTGCCGTCATTGAAAGCTGGAGGTGCAGAACGAGTGATGTCTTTCTTGGCCGAAAACCTTAATCCAAAAAAATTTAAAGTAATACTAATTGTTGTAGGACATCAAAAAGATCAAGTCTATCAAACTCATGAAAGTAGAATTGATATTAAGTTTCTAGAAAGAAACCGAATATCGAAAGCATTTCGCCCTTTATTTAAAGAAATTCGAAAGCAAAAACCTGATATAGTAATAAGTTCTATTGGACACCTTAATACCTTGATGTCAGTAATGGCATTTTTCATTAAAAAACCTGCCTTCATTGCAAGAGAAGCAAATATAGACAGAGTAAGAAAAACATTCAACCCCACGAAAGGAAAACTGGGCCTTCGATTGAATTTAAAAAGAATTGGCTATAGGTTTTTGAAAATTATCATTTGCCAATCACAAGATATGTACGACTCCTTTACTGAAGAGTATCCTCAGTTTAAAACCAAAACTGTAATTATCAATAATCCAATCACAGATAAATTCAAGCTCAAATCAAATAAGGATATGTCAGATATTATTCAGTTTATAACTGTGGGATCTCTGCATAGCAGAAAAGGACATAGCAGAATTTTGAAAACCTTGGCCAAATTTGAACTTCCTTTTACATATACCATAGTTGGTAATGGTGAAAGAAAGGATGAACTTTTTGAATTGGCCAATTCACTTGGGATTTCCGAAAAAATCACTCACGTACCCTTTACAAAAGAAGTAGACACTTACCTATGTGCTAGTGATTTTTATTTACAAGGTTCTTATGTAGAGGGATTTCCTAATGCTGTAATTGAAAGTTGTGCCGTTGGCACTCCGGTATTGGCTTTTGATGCTCCTGGTGGCATCAATGAGATTATTGAAAATGGCGTCAATGGCCATATCTCAACTTCTGAGGAAGATTTTCTGAAAAACCTCCATTATTACGCAAAAAACAATCAGTTTAAATCACATATAGTTAGGGATTCTGTAATCAGAAAATATGGCAAGGAAATAATACTGAACAAGTTTGAGGCCCTTTTCACCAAAATTATCTAACATAAAAAGATGAGAATTTTAATCATTATACCCAATAATAATCTTGGTGGTGCCGAGCAATTTTTAAGAATGGTGGCGTCTCATTATAGTCAAGAACATGATGTAACTGTATATTTCTTTTATAAAAAGGTAGAAATAAATGCTTGGGACAGTTTAAAGGGAAGCAATGTAAAAAAGTTGCTTTTCTCTGATAAGAGTGAGAAAATAGGTTTTGTCAAATTTCTTTTACATCAAGTTTTTCAAAACAAAAAAAAATATGATTACATATATACCTCCAATGTTTTTGTAACCGGGATCACGGGGTTGTTGTTAAAAATAAGATTGCTTAGTTGCAAGAAATTCATAGGAAGGGAATCCACGTCCATATTTATTCGCTATAAGGGTTCAAAATTAAAACGATATAAATTCTTTTATCACTTAGGCTATAGCAAGGTAAATTTACTTATTTGCCAAACAGATACAATGAGGAAACAACTTGTTTCTGCCCTTCCATTTTTAAAACCTAAGGCCAAAACAATATCTAACCCTATTAACTTGCACGAAATAAGGAGTATGTCCGAAGAACAGCTCAATAGATCTTTACCCAGCAAGTTTATCATTTCAGCAGGAAGACTTAAGCCAATTAAAGGGTATGACTACCTGATCAAGGCATTCGCCTCTATTAAAACAGATTTTCCAGAACTTAAATTAGTAATTTTAGGAGATGGCGATCTTAAAGATACTTTGCAGAATATTTGCGAGTCTTTAGATTTAAAAGATGATGTAATTTTTGAGGGTTATGTACAAAATGTTTATCCTTACTTCAAAAAAGCAGAATTATGTGTGGTTTCTTCTATATTGGAAGGTTTTCCCAACGTATTGCTACAAATGATGAGTCAAAACGATAAAGTAGTTTCAACTCTTTGTGCCGGAAACATTGATGAAATTAAAGGTATTGAAACTTGTATACCAGGTGACGAAATCTTGTTGGCAAGAGCCATGGAAAAAATGCTTACACAAGATACTGGAAGCAATAGAATACTATTTGATACGTTTTTAGCAAGTAATGACATTGCCAAGTTTGTTGATAAGATAGAAGGTTTGGTCTAAAATAATTCCAGTGAAAAACCTGATCTTGTATACTCAATAGATTGAATTGATTCAATATATATATATGGAGGATATTACTATAAGGGAAGCAAAAAAATCGGATGCTCCTGAAATTGTTGAACTTCTCAAAGTAGCTCTTGGTGTGGGTACAGAAAAATCTGTCGCCAATTGGTATTGGAAGCATTATGAAAACCCCTTCGGCCAGTCAAAAATCTACGTTGCCGTCATAGATACAGAAATTGTTGGAGTAAGAGCATTTATGCAATGGAAATGGGTAGAAAAAGATTCGGGAAAAGTACTCAAAGCTGTAAGAGCAGTAGATACGGCAGTTTCTCCAAATCACAGAAGAAAGGGAATATTCTTAACATTAACAAATCATGCACTGCAAAAAGTAAAAGAAGAAAAATTTGACTTCGTTTTCAACACGCCCAACAATAAGAGTATTGGAGGGTATTTAAAACTTGGCTGGGTGCTCAATAGAAAAATTCCTGTTAACCTAATTGTAAATCCTTTATTCTGGCTTTCCAACAAACGGAAATTAGAAAAATTCTCTTCTGACACTTTAAAATTAATAGAAGATAATGAAATAAAATTTCAATATCCGTTCAAGGAATCAATGTTAACCTGTCCATTTACTACAGAGTACTTTGTTTGGCGTTACGTTAATAATCCACTTGCCTCTTACAAGTATTTACATACTGCTAACGGGGTACTTGTGATATATCGAATAAAAAAGACTAAAAAAGTAGTAGAATGTAGAGTTGTGGATATTCAGCTTATGAATTCCAATGCTTCAAAATATGTAAAAAATGCATTATCGATTTTGATTAAAAGATATTCTGTAGTTTCTTTCGTTAAAGGAATTGTATCATCAAAGTTGATTTTAGGTAAGTTTTTTTTAGCGGCAAATCTTAATAGGCAAGGGCCAAATATGGTAACCAAAAATGTAAATCTTTCGGATGAAAGATATAATAATATTCTTGACACAAATTCCACCTACTGGGGGTATAGCCTTGGAGACATGGAGTTATTTTAACATATGCTGAAAACTTAGCTCAGTGTTTTTCCAACAATTCTAGACCGTGTATGATATCCTAAGTATTCATAAAACCCCTTTGCCTCTTCATTTAACTCCCAGAACGATAGCTCAATTTCAAAAATACCAAGCTTCTTAGCATCTTCTTCTATCTTAAACATCATTTTTTTACCAATACCATTTCCTTTAAATTTTTTCAGAATAGATATTTGATCAATGTAAATTGATTTGTAAGATTTACGAAATACATTCTCCTTATATTCTTTTATAAAATATGAGATGTAACCTGCATTTTCATTGTCTATTTGAACAACCGAAGCAACCCAATTGCCCCTATTTAATTGCCTTTTGAAAAAGGCTATACAGTCGTCTTCTGAATATGTTTTGAAAAATTCAGGATACATATGAAAATGCTGGTCTTGCACAGGTTTGTTAAGTTTGGCCAAAACTATAGGGTCTCTAACAATACTGAATTTTATGTTTTCCATAATCGCTATTCTAAACAATCATTAAACTTATCATTAACTTAAAATACCTTCAGTTATTCCTATTTGCAAATAACAAATTAGTTTTACGCCCTATACAAAGGGAAAAAATCTGATTCCCTTTTTTCATTCATTTGTGAAGTTAGTTTTTTATACATTGTTGGATCAGAAACATATTTCCATACTTTAAGGGGAATATGCTCTTTCGTAAAACCAGACTTCATCATATAAACAGATCCTTCCCTTCCACCAGCACCGCCCCCATAGTTGAGGTGATTTTGATTTAATTCATTACCTATAAGTCGTATTTCATCATACAAGATTTTTGCAGGACTCATACGTAAAAACTCGTTTTTTGTCCCCATTAGTTCCCCTTGAACTATCCCATTGGTAATTAAGGACAAGGAACCTGCAGCAATATCACCGGTTTCATTAGAAACTACCAATAACACTTTAACATCAAAGTTTTCACTGTTTATTAGCATGTTAAAATATTCTTGCCCAAAAATGAATCTTTCATGTGCAGAAACTCTTTCCATCGTCTCATAATATATATTTATGAACTCATCTATCTCTTCTTTATTCTCTGCAACCTTAACCGTAAAACTCCTTCTTAGTTTGTTAATATCATTCTTAACACTCTTCCTATACTTTTGCCTTTGGAGTACGGCATCTGTTTTTAAGTCTATATAAAGTAATTCCCCTACCTGCTCTATGCTTCCCATATTGGCCAATACATCTTCCTGATGATCAATATATGGATTCAGTTTGGAAAAAACAGATACTACTTTTTGGTTCATCAGTAATTCTTCCAACTTGGTTTTGAAATCAATCAAATCAAAACTGTCATCGCCAATACTCGAAACTGGTCCCAAATATCCATGTACGGAAGTTAGGTCATAAAAATCAGTACCATTTATAGATCGTTTGATAAACGGAACCGCAATCAATGAGTTTCCATTTGCATATTTAATAAGCCACGGTTCCTCACCATCTTTTAAAAAAACCTTATGATATTCATAAGTATGATAAAAGTCAAAATTCCCTATCTCATGCAAGGTTGATGTCCAGTCATTTTCGTTTTGTATAAGCTGTATCATTATGGACGTTATTTTTTTGCCAGATAATTAAGTACACCTCCTGTATGCCAGAAAAATATATGACCTTTAATGTCATTCTTTTTTATGTAATCCTGCATTCCGAAAAACGCTTTAGCTGTATATGTTGTATCCAATGTAAATCCGTATTTCATTATAGATCTTTGGGAAACTTTTTCAATATCATCATTATATTTTTCATATCCCCCGAATAAATAATCGTCTAAAACAACCGCTTCTTTATCAAAAGGCCCTTCAATTTTTTGATTTTCGCACAATTCATGATAAAATTTAGTAACGATTTCCTCTGCTCGTAAACGTTTTCTAGCAACTGAAACTCCAATCACATTACAGTCGCATTTATGTTTCGTCAATCCGGCCATAATTCCAGCTTGGGTCGAACCTGTTCCTGAAGCCAGGAAAAAGTAGTCGGGAACAACATTGCTATTCTCTAACAATTCACCAACTGCATCCAAATAAGAAGTTCCACCTTCTAAAGTATGCCCCCCACCTTTTAAGTAATAAGGATTCAACCCCAAACTTTGGTAATCAATCATTGATGAATCCATAGCATCGGAAATCTCCTCCGTCCTTGCGAAAATAATTTTGACACCCGCATCCCTCATCAATTTTGCATTGCCATTTTCCGCATAAAACCTGTCCGGATCTCCGTGAATTACCAAGGTACAAGCAAGTTTGTTTTGTGCAGCAAATATTGCCGTTGCTCGACAATGGTTAGATTGAATTCCACCAGTAGTGACAACTGCATTAAAACCATCTTCTTTTAGTTTGCGTCCAATGTAATCAAGTTTTCTGCCCTTATTGCCACCTCCTAAAGATGGAAACAAATCATCTCTTACCACAAATATTTGATTTTCTATGGTATTAATTTCCATTCTCTCTATTGTTATAATTCAACTGGTTTGAATTTTGTTTGAAACTTGGCTTTTTCTGTATACATCGAGTGGTATCAACCCTTCATTATTTACCTGATTGTCAGAATGAAACAGTTTCGAAAATGTGAGGAAAAGGATTCTTACATCCATCATAATTGATTTTCTCTCAACATATTTTACATCAAGTTCCAATTTTTTTTCCCAACCCAAGGCGTTCCTTCCAGATACTTGGGCCAAACCGGTAATGCCAGGTCTCACGTTATGCCTTAAGCTCTCCCTCTCAGAATAATATGGTAAATAGTGAACGCGCAGTGGTCTTGGTCCAACCAAACTCATATCTCCTTTTAAAACATTAATTAATTGGGGAATCTCATCTAGCGAAGATTTGCGCATAAAATTTCCCATACTGGTTAGCCTTTCTTCATTTGTCAATAAATTCCCCTTAGCATCACGGTCTCTATCAATCATTGTTTTAAATTTCACAATTTTAAAAACCTGAGCGTCTTTTCCTGGTCTTTCCTGAAAGAAAAAAGGATTCCCCTTGTTTACAAACAAAAGAACTATATAAATAATGATAAATACAGGGGACAAAACAATAAGTCCCATAAATGATAAAGTAAAATCGACAGTTCTTTTTAAGTATTTGGAGTACATAATATTTAAATCTGATTATTTTTTGTGAATCTTCAAAAATTAAACTTAAAAAAATGTTCTTGGTTGATAATATAATATTGACAATACATTATTTTCCACTCTTAATTGAGTGTAAAAGCTAATTGTCATTTTAAATTCAAGGGGTTCCGGCGCATATATTTGAAATTTCAGTCATTGTACTACTTTCAAAACCATATTTTTTATTTAGCTTTATATAATGATTAAGGATTTTTTCAAGTGTTCTAAAGTTAACTTTCGTATTTGCTCCAAAATTATGTGGATGCCACCACAAGTGATATAGCATTCCCCTTTTGGCCGCATGTGTCATACTCTTTTTTATTCTTCTCAACTTTAGGCTTTCTAACAATATTCCTCCTTTTGCGATATATGGGCGTAAAAACCGGCTAGACGGAACGTTAAAGGGTGCGCTAGTAGGTAAGTCATCCAAATTATAACAATGATGCCCTGAAACATTTAAATAACAATCTCCCGTTCTAAAAATTTTCTTAATCAATAGGATACCTCTACTCCGATCGGTATCCTTGTACCAGACATTCTCATTCCCTCGATATGTATGAATACCATTTTTCACGCATACATCAAGATATTTTTTATTTGTCTGATTTCTTGGAAAAACCAATGAAGTCAGTTTAATCTCCTTAGATTCTGCAATTTTTACAGCTGCTTCTATATCTTTTTGAAATTCATCAAACGTTTGTCCTTCCTCCAAACAATAATAATGGGAAAATGTATGACTGGCGATTTCTTGATTTGGGTTTTTAAA is a genomic window of Flagellimonas sp. CMM7 containing:
- a CDS encoding nucleotide sugar dehydrogenase — protein: MNSTKIAVIGLGYVGLPLARLFATKFPVIGFDVNKKRVAELQDGSDSTLEVEDETLQAVLCKTPKMDKGLFCSFDIEDIKDCNYYVVTVPTPVDSTNRPILTPLYKASETVGSVLKKGDIVIYESTVYPGVTEDECVPVLEKMSGLTFNKDFYVGYSPERINPGDKEHTVEKILKVTSGSTPEIGKKVDDLYAQVITAGTHLAPTIKVAEAAKVIENSQRDINIAFVNELAKIFSLMDIDTHDVLTAAATKWNFLHFTPGLVGGHCIGVDPYYLAQRAQQFGYHPEIILAGRRMNDGMGNYVASEVVKLMVQNDIKIKGSKILVLGITFKENCPDVRNTKAVDVVTNLKSYGITVDVSDPWASPSEVMHEYGLQTSKKIEGNDYDAIVLTVAHNEFKDFPYDSLLKKNGVIYDVKGCVDKELVNGRL
- a CDS encoding glycosyltransferase, producing MAGYNSMSKNPLISIVIPVYNVEIYLEQCLDSIISQTYQNLEIILVNDGSVDASGRICDDYAKRDSRIKVVHQANQGVSEARNTAIKLATGELASYVDSDDWIEIDMYETLVKKIVEFDLDVIEFGIVGRLKDNQISNEICIEDYLQTYKRIIKYNQFAAWRRLYKIELIKDYTWVVGRIASDVQFSIDNLRKAKKIGYLPLPFYNYRKNPDSITKSRYTLKNLDSLEAGLYLKKIIVKTENDVELLKTVQDHLLNKFLYHYKMLNYFPKLDKDYTHRNRVKALIDGNYYKNKKHHTYLKLAHYLPPTSFHLLIYLNNIKRKINKD
- a CDS encoding lipopolysaccharide biosynthesis protein, translating into MSRIAKSIKNAKVGVIFFSLSLIAQFFSRKIFLQYLGDDFIGLTSTLRNILGFLNLAELGIGTAVGYSLYKPIYDKNRDEIKKILSLLAYIYKKVGLIILALGLLVSLSFPFIFEDTPFSHSLIFFVFYVALTSNLFGYFFNYYMVLLEADQKGYIVQGYFQSSNIIRIILQSLIAYYLQNFYLWIAMDLIFGLAYTIILRIKINKNYPWLLSEMPKSNIGLIKQYPDIVKRIKQVFIHKLSAFVKDGTDNILIYALVNLQSVAFFGNYQLIFSKLTALIKISLAGTEAGVGNLIAENDEKNIKKVFWEMMAMYFYIGGLLSIVLYHSMNLLITLWVGQKYVLDNYILLVMLIIFFISQIRKPVDMFKNAHGLYSDTWAPATQIVINLGFSFFLGKAWGIVGVMCGTLISMLFIICLWRPYFLFKHGFKKNVVTYWTGIAPFLIIFFSVAFAMGYLIEIINYYGNESFLGLIVFLAFIFFTTAIIYGLLLYVCTKGFKDIFHRFKNLLFKKIKKQ
- a CDS encoding glycosyltransferase family 4 protein is translated as MDKKRKIAFVISKLSSGGAQRVIATLANNLIHTFDITIITYSNQTSFYKLDENIKVLSCFESNKIQSSKNFIQSIKLNYRIYRAISDFLREKNIELVIGFITQSNVFSILAAKKNKIPSIICERTNPKLANIQRFWRILRKLTYPKADRLVVQTDFAKSFYEHNVSEKKIITLPNPLNPELSNKRIKGQKENIILAVGRLRKLKNHSMAIKSFSQLNSRKWKLQILGEGPERKNLEKLISNNPNIELLGAKTNIEDYYNKARIFLFTSYYEGFPNALLEAMHFGLTPISTNCNSGPSEIIDNKKNGFLVNIGDCNKMAEHLKELTEDQKLLEEMSIEAMKTTEKYSSENITQLWKDLIDNTLN
- a CDS encoding O-antigen ligase; protein product: MKLLRYLILALIILNLPAATLKFGGGGFGSVLSYASLILMMIFFMFSRKGKANVWMLIIGFSYYLISAFQYNGDLKIYITLFLKYFIVVICGYEVIKQTSKKELFYFLTVGALSILIHTLFFTSDYGRYSGFYINPNVGGFICITGYGLTYGLENKKLKIIGQFLFTLMGLLTFSRTFIALWLLLNALSIFISIKNIRIFVLGAMIMSTLFVIDEFIGLNNPRFQQLKAIVSNENVDSKAINQGSRTETWARFYDYILDKPFFGNGYGAFQGGGVHRLGSHNTYLLVIGESGIIPFLIFIGLFLFMLYKGLLLYRLAPNILMQGIGISVFLMANHNFFNFYYITFLSMWLQHQIITYDKKVNSTNNNLLQTS
- a CDS encoding glycosyltransferase gives rise to the protein MKRIIFVVPSLKAGGAERVMSFLAENLNPKKFKVILIVVGHQKDQVYQTHESRIDIKFLERNRISKAFRPLFKEIRKQKPDIVISSIGHLNTLMSVMAFFIKKPAFIAREANIDRVRKTFNPTKGKLGLRLNLKRIGYRFLKIIICQSQDMYDSFTEEYPQFKTKTVIINNPITDKFKLKSNKDMSDIIQFITVGSLHSRKGHSRILKTLAKFELPFTYTIVGNGERKDELFELANSLGISEKITHVPFTKEVDTYLCASDFYLQGSYVEGFPNAVIESCAVGTPVLAFDAPGGINEIIENGVNGHISTSEEDFLKNLHYYAKNNQFKSHIVRDSVIRKYGKEIILNKFEALFTKII